Proteins encoded in a region of the Mycteria americana isolate JAX WOST 10 ecotype Jacksonville Zoo and Gardens chromosome 9, USCA_MyAme_1.0, whole genome shotgun sequence genome:
- the LANCL1 gene encoding glutathione S-transferase LANCL1: MMAQRALPNPYADYDKSLATGYFDAAGRLTPEFTQRLNNKIRELLQQMERGLKSADPQDCTTYTGWAGIALLYLHLYDVYGDPAYLQVAHEYVKKSLSCLTRRSITFLCGDAGPLAVAAVVYHKLQNPKQSEDCITRLLHLHKLDPRVPDELLYGRMGYLYALVFVNKHFGKEKIPQSHIQQVCEAVVASGESLAKRRNFTAKSPLMYEWYQEYYVGAAHGLAGIYYYLMQPGLGVSQVKLHNTVKPSVDYVCQLKFPSGNYPPCIDDMRDLLVHWCHGAPGVIYMLVQAYKVFGEQQYLNDALQCAEVIWQYGLLKKGYGLCHGTAGNAYGFLALYNLTQNMKYLYRACKFAEWCLSYGQHGCRTPDTPFSLFEGMAGTIYFLADLLVPTKAKFPAFEL, translated from the exons ATGATGGCGCAGCGGGCGCTTCCTAACCCCTACGCGGACTACGACAAGTCTTTGGCCACCGGCTACTTTGACGCTGCCGGGAGG CTGACCCCCGAATTCACACAGCGGCTGAATAACAAAATCAGGGAGCTGCTCCAGCAGATGGAGAGGGGCCTCAAGTCTGCCGACCCGCAGGACTGCACCACGTACACCGGCTGGGCAG GCATTGCTTTGCTGTATTTGCACCTGTATGATGTGTATGGAGACCCAGCCTACCTTCAGGTGGCCCACGAGTACGTGAAAAAGAGCCTGAGCTGTCTGACAAGACGATCTATCACTTTCTTGTGTGGAGATGCCGGGCCCCTGGCAGTGGCTGCTGTCGTCTACCACAAACTGCAGAACCCAAAGCAGTCAGAAGACTGCATCACTCG TTTGCTCCATCTACACAAGCTTGACCCACGAGTGCCAGATGAACTGCTGTACGGGCGCATGGGCTATCTCTATGCACTGGTATTTGTGAACAAgcactttggaaaggaaaagatcCCTCAAAGTCACATTCAGCAG GTCTGTGAAGCCGTTGTAGCCTCAGGAGAGAGCTTGGCAAAAAGGAGGAACTTTACAGCAAAGAGCCCACTGATGTATGAGTGGTACCAGGAGTACTATGTAGGGGCAGCCCATGGTTTGGCTGGGATTTACTACTATCTCATGCAG CCTGGCCTTGGAGTAAGCCAAGTAAAACTGCACAACACAGTCAAACCCAGCGTGGACTACGTCTGCCAGCTCAAGTTCCCATCTGGCAATTACCCTCCATGCATCGATGACATGAGAGACCTACTCGTCCACTGGTGCCATGGGGCACCAGGTGTTATCTACATGCTTGTCCAGGCCTACAAG GTCTTTGGGGAACAGCAGTACCTAAATGATGCCCTGCAGTGTGCAGAAGTGATCTGGCAGTATGGGTTACTGAAGAAAGGCTACGGGCTGTGCCACGGGACAGCTGGCAATGCTTACGGCTTCCTAGCACTGTACAACCTCACTCAGAACATGAAATACCTGTACAGGGCCTGCAAG TTTGCAGAGTGGTGTTTAAGCTATGGTCAACATGGGTGCCGGACTCCAGACACGCCATTCTCTCTCTTTGAAG GAATGGCTGGAACGATTTACTTTCTTGCTGACCTGCTGGTGCCAACCAAGGCCAAGTTCCCCGCATTTGAACTCTAA